Proteins encoded in a region of the Gemmobacter sp. 24YEA27 genome:
- a CDS encoding TRAP transporter substrate-binding protein yields the protein MSFNFRALALSAVSACAMLAGTALEARTLNIAMTPPEESHYGAAAKAFKEKIEELSGGDLTVEIKANGVLGGEREILEGMQIGSIEMGVTSTGPVGGFVPSTYVLDLPFLFKDYANARAILDGPIGQDLLDDFEPIGIMALGWAENGFRYVTNSKKPIKTPEDMKDMKIRTMENDIHLGSFTALGAAPLPMSWNEVITALQQGTIDGQETPMSIFIANRIWEVQKYATLTGHFYSPSLIMMSKVHWDQLTEEEQGWVREAAAAGVAANRAYVENDEKRGLEMLRANGMEVIETVDQEAFAEAVSAVYDVFTSTYGSETLEKIRAAQQ from the coding sequence ATGTCGTTTAATTTCCGCGCTCTGGCGCTTTCTGCCGTTTCGGCTTGCGCCATGTTGGCTGGGACCGCGCTTGAAGCCCGCACCCTGAATATCGCGATGACCCCGCCGGAAGAATCGCATTACGGGGCGGCTGCCAAGGCATTCAAGGAAAAGATTGAAGAGCTTTCGGGCGGTGATCTCACTGTCGAGATCAAAGCCAATGGCGTGCTTGGCGGCGAGCGCGAGATCCTCGAGGGGATGCAGATCGGGTCCATTGAAATGGGTGTCACCTCGACCGGTCCGGTCGGTGGTTTCGTGCCCTCGACCTATGTTCTCGACCTGCCGTTCCTGTTCAAAGATTACGCCAATGCGCGCGCCATCCTTGACGGCCCGATTGGCCAGGACCTGCTCGATGATTTCGAACCGATCGGGATCATGGCGCTTGGCTGGGCCGAAAATGGCTTCCGCTATGTCACCAATTCGAAAAAGCCGATCAAGACCCCGGAAGACATGAAGGACATGAAGATCCGTACGATGGAAAATGACATCCATCTGGGATCTTTCACCGCGCTTGGGGCCGCACCGCTGCCGATGTCCTGGAACGAGGTCATCACGGCGCTGCAACAGGGCACCATCGACGGCCAGGAAACGCCGATGTCGATCTTCATCGCGAACCGCATCTGGGAAGTGCAGAAATACGCGACCCTGACCGGCCATTTCTATTCGCCCTCGCTGATCATGATGTCGAAAGTCCATTGGGACCAGCTGACCGAAGAAGAGCAGGGCTGGGTGCGTGAAGCGGCCGCCGCCGGTGTTGCCGCCAATCGCGCCTATGTCGAAAACGACGAAAAGCGCGGCCTTGAAATGCTGCGTGCCAATGGCATGGAAGTGATCGAAACCGTCGACCAGGAAGCTTTCGCCGAGGCGGTTTCCGCAGTCTATGACGTCTTTACCTCGACCTATGGCAGCGAGACGCTCGAGAAAATCCGCGCCGCACAGCAGTGA
- a CDS encoding Ldh family oxidoreductase produces the protein MIPVEEIRSVAIRALTKGGLSPEHAAIQLELLLDAEMRGVPSHGLLRLPRVIERVANGVTNPATRGAQSWRGQALLDVDGEQGLGPVVALAALETATARAAETGSCVVAIRNCDHLGMLAFYAERLARDGKVLLGMTVSEALVHPYGGRHAMIGTNPITIGVPAEPLPFVFDMATSLVSMGKIHDHAHRGAPIPEGWALDGEGNPTTDPNAAKLGAIAPFGGAKGYGLGLAFEVLVSALTGSAIGTAVKGTLDSTEPCNKGDLFVVMEPASGFMPLVSGFLEELRHSAPADPAQPVRIPGDRATVTRDRAGHDGLTVATEVWQRIQALS, from the coding sequence ATGATCCCTGTCGAGGAAATCCGATCTGTCGCGATCCGCGCGCTGACCAAAGGCGGTCTTTCGCCCGAGCACGCCGCAATCCAGCTGGAGCTGTTGCTTGATGCCGAAATGCGTGGCGTGCCCTCGCATGGTCTTTTGCGGCTGCCCCGCGTGATCGAGCGTGTCGCGAATGGCGTGACCAATCCGGCGACCCGCGGCGCGCAGTCCTGGCGCGGCCAGGCGCTTCTGGATGTTGATGGCGAACAGGGGCTCGGCCCGGTTGTCGCCCTGGCCGCGCTAGAGACCGCGACCGCAAGGGCGGCTGAAACCGGCTCCTGTGTGGTGGCGATCCGCAATTGCGACCATCTCGGCATGCTCGCCTTCTATGCCGAAAGGCTGGCACGTGACGGCAAGGTGCTGCTCGGCATGACCGTGTCCGAGGCGCTGGTTCACCCCTACGGCGGGCGGCATGCGATGATCGGCACCAATCCCATCACCATCGGCGTGCCGGCAGAGCCGCTGCCTTTTGTCTTCGACATGGCCACAAGCCTTGTCTCGATGGGCAAGATCCATGACCACGCCCATCGCGGCGCCCCGATCCCCGAAGGCTGGGCGCTGGACGGCGAAGGCAACCCGACCACCGACCCGAATGCGGCCAAACTCGGCGCGATTGCCCCCTTTGGCGGCGCGAAAGGCTATGGCCTTGGGCTGGCGTTTGAGGTGCTGGTATCGGCGCTGACCGGATCGGCCATCGGCACCGCCGTGAAAGGCACGCTTGATTCCACCGAGCCCTGCAACAAGGGCGATCTTTTCGTGGTGATGGAGCCTGCCTCGGGCTTCATGCCGCTGGTCTCGGGCTTTCTGGAAGAGCTGCGCCATTCGGCGCCGGCCGACCCGGCACAGCCCGTCCGCATCCCCGGCGACCGTGCCACCGTCACCCGTGACCGCGCGGGCCACGACGGGCTGACCGTCGCCACCGAAGTCTGGCAGCGCATTCAGGCGCTTTCATAA
- a CDS encoding GntR family transcriptional regulator, translating to MRKGQEITDGEETENVREDAWPTIIFCGAAPAREACVATARDEIYDALLGDLISLRIPPGERLSVDALARHFGVSQTPIRAALIRLESEGLVQQKFNSGFSAAPLPEGSHFRDVYAFRRMIEPELAALAAEKATAEDIAALEALCAEMRHIAAESRPDNFGSFAERDNAFHARIARIAGNQVAAEALARLYIHSNLFRLRYHATITTSAVSEHMDLLEALRNKDAAAARETMARHLGHSKDRVEPFFIES from the coding sequence ATGCGGAAGGGTCAAGAGATTACGGACGGGGAGGAGACGGAAAATGTCAGGGAAGACGCTTGGCCCACAATTATCTTCTGCGGCGCAGCACCCGCGCGAGAAGCATGTGTCGCAACCGCTCGGGATGAGATCTACGATGCCTTGCTGGGCGATCTGATCTCGCTTCGGATTCCGCCGGGGGAAAGGCTCTCGGTCGATGCGCTGGCGCGTCATTTCGGCGTGTCGCAAACGCCGATCCGGGCGGCGCTGATCCGGCTGGAATCCGAAGGGCTTGTGCAGCAGAAATTCAATTCCGGCTTTTCCGCCGCCCCCCTGCCCGAGGGCAGCCATTTTCGCGATGTCTATGCCTTTCGCCGCATGATCGAGCCCGAACTGGCGGCGCTGGCGGCAGAGAAGGCAACCGCCGAAGACATCGCCGCCCTCGAAGCGCTTTGCGCCGAGATGCGCCACATCGCTGCCGAAAGCCGGCCCGATAATTTCGGCAGTTTTGCCGAGCGCGACAATGCCTTCCACGCCCGGATCGCCCGGATCGCCGGCAACCAGGTCGCCGCCGAGGCGCTGGCGCGGCTCTATATCCATTCGAATCTGTTCCGCCTGCGCTATCACGCGACGATCACCACAAGCGCAGTCAGCGAACATATGGACTTGCTGGAGGCTCTCAGAAACAAGGACGCCGCAGCCGCAAGGGAAACCATGGCGCGCCACCTTGGCCATTCGAAAGACCGGGTCGAACCGTTCTTTATCGAAAGCTGA
- a CDS encoding NAD-dependent succinate-semialdehyde dehydrogenase — MTQENTWPTDLFIGGKWREGARPTRIDVTNPSDGSVVGSVANAAPEDAIAAVDAAAAAAAGWAATPARQRGEILRKCWELMVRDGEALARLISLENGKALKDARGEVAYAAEFFRWFAEEAVRGHGDLGVAPSGANRILVQYQPIGVSLLITPWNFPAAMATRKIAPALAAGCTCVLKPATETPLTAYAVAAILAEAGVPDGVVNVLTTSTTGQVVNAMLDDPRVRKLSFTGSTEVGRVLLRKAADQVIHSSMELGGNAPFVVFDDADLDAAIEGAMIAKMRNGGEACTAANRIYVQRGVVEEFTRRLTERMAALRVGPGAEETTDLGPLVNAAAVKKVGELVDDAVAKGARVTTGGKAIEGEGYFYPATVLADVPDSADLAREEIFGPVAPIYTFDTEEEAIRRANDTEYGLVAYVYTQDLARGLRVSEKLEAGMLALNRGLVSDPAAPFGGVKQSGLGREGAHHGMLEFMEAKYIATNW; from the coding sequence ATGACCCAAGAAAATACCTGGCCGACCGACCTTTTTATCGGCGGCAAATGGCGCGAAGGCGCCCGCCCGACCCGGATCGACGTCACGAACCCCTCTGACGGCTCGGTAGTTGGCTCGGTCGCCAATGCCGCGCCCGAAGATGCCATCGCCGCCGTTGACGCGGCCGCAGCTGCTGCTGCCGGCTGGGCCGCCACCCCCGCCCGCCAGCGCGGCGAGATCCTCAGGAAATGCTGGGAGCTTATGGTGCGCGACGGCGAAGCGCTCGCGCGTCTCATCTCGCTGGAAAACGGCAAAGCGCTGAAAGATGCGCGTGGCGAAGTGGCCTATGCCGCTGAATTCTTCCGCTGGTTCGCGGAAGAGGCCGTGCGCGGTCATGGCGATCTGGGGGTGGCGCCTTCCGGTGCGAACCGGATTCTTGTGCAATATCAGCCGATTGGTGTCTCGCTTCTGATCACGCCCTGGAACTTCCCCGCCGCTATGGCGACCCGCAAGATTGCGCCTGCCTTGGCCGCTGGCTGTACCTGCGTGCTGAAACCTGCGACCGAAACGCCGCTGACCGCCTATGCCGTCGCCGCGATCCTCGCCGAGGCTGGCGTGCCGGATGGGGTGGTCAATGTGCTGACCACCTCAACCACCGGCCAGGTCGTGAACGCGATGCTGGATGATCCGCGCGTGCGCAAACTGTCCTTCACCGGCTCGACCGAAGTGGGCCGGGTGCTTTTGCGCAAGGCCGCCGATCAGGTGATCCACTCCTCGATGGAGCTCGGTGGCAATGCGCCTTTCGTCGTCTTCGATGATGCCGATCTGGATGCGGCCATTGAGGGCGCCATGATTGCCAAGATGCGCAATGGCGGCGAGGCCTGCACGGCGGCGAACCGCATCTATGTACAGCGCGGTGTGGTCGAAGAGTTTACCCGCCGGCTGACCGAACGCATGGCGGCCTTGCGGGTTGGCCCGGGTGCCGAGGAAACCACCGATCTTGGCCCGCTGGTAAATGCGGCTGCGGTGAAAAAGGTCGGCGAACTGGTCGATGACGCGGTGGCCAAAGGTGCGCGCGTAACCACCGGCGGCAAGGCGATTGAAGGCGAGGGCTATTTCTACCCGGCCACCGTTCTGGCTGACGTGCCCGATTCCGCCGATCTCGCCCGCGAAGAAATCTTCGGCCCGGTTGCGCCAATCTACACCTTCGACACCGAAGAAGAAGCCATCCGCCGCGCCAATGACACTGAATATGGCCTGGTGGCCTATGTCTACACGCAAGATCTGGCGCGTGGTCTGCGGGTGTCAGAAAAGCTGGAAGCCGGGATGCTGGCGCTGAACCGCGGTCTGGTCTCCGACCCGGCGGCCCCGTTTGGCGGCGTCAAGCAAAGCGGGCTGGGCCGCGAAGGCGCGCATCACGGGATGCTCGAATTCATGGAAGCCAAATATATCGCGACCAACTGGTAA
- a CDS encoding TRAP transporter large permease, producing the protein MNIALVSALIVLFALSVPVAVAIALSAIFGITMFSNLPLMVVPQKMFNALDSFPLLAIPFFILAGNLMSHGGVSRRLVDFAKSMVGGVQGGLAASCVLTCMIFSSISGSSVATTFAVGAILIPAMVKHGYPTPVAGTIQAASAELGVILPPSIPMILYAVSTETSVTQIFIAGIGPGILIAVALIVMTQIWCRVKGYGKNDGNDRQPFLKSAASAFWSLMMPVVIVGGIYGGIFTPTEAAAVAVFLALVIGLFIYRELSFSDLPKIFRQSVVSTGAVMLIIAAAGLFSFLVSMSGLPKMVGAWASDSFESWITFLLFVNLLLFVIGMFVETSAAILVLAPILAPIAIAYGVDPVHFGMIMIVNLAMGMITPPLGVNLFAAASVAKIPVQRMFKPLIWPVSAIILSLMLITYVPQISLFLRDLSLAQ; encoded by the coding sequence ATGAATATCGCTCTCGTATCCGCGCTGATCGTTCTTTTCGCGCTTTCGGTGCCGGTGGCGGTTGCCATCGCGCTTTCCGCCATTTTCGGCATCACCATGTTCAGCAATCTGCCGCTGATGGTGGTGCCGCAGAAGATGTTCAACGCGCTGGACAGCTTTCCGCTGCTGGCGATCCCCTTCTTCATCCTTGCCGGCAATCTGATGAGCCATGGCGGCGTGTCGCGCCGGCTGGTTGATTTCGCGAAATCTATGGTTGGCGGTGTGCAAGGCGGGCTTGCCGCGTCTTGCGTGCTGACCTGCATGATCTTCTCCTCGATCTCGGGCTCTTCTGTCGCAACCACTTTCGCCGTGGGGGCGATCCTGATCCCGGCCATGGTAAAACACGGCTATCCGACCCCGGTCGCCGGCACGATCCAGGCGGCCTCGGCAGAGCTTGGGGTGATCCTGCCACCTTCGATCCCCATGATCCTTTACGCGGTTTCAACCGAAACCTCGGTCACCCAGATCTTCATCGCCGGCATTGGCCCTGGCATCCTGATCGCCGTTGCGCTGATCGTGATGACGCAGATCTGGTGCCGCGTGAAAGGCTATGGCAAGAATGACGGCAATGACCGCCAGCCCTTCCTGAAATCCGCCGCAAGCGCCTTCTGGTCGCTGATGATGCCGGTGGTGATTGTGGGCGGCATCTATGGCGGGATCTTCACGCCGACCGAAGCCGCGGCCGTCGCCGTCTTCCTCGCGCTTGTGATCGGGCTGTTCATCTATCGCGAGCTGAGCTTCTCTGACCTGCCGAAAATCTTCCGCCAGTCAGTGGTCTCGACCGGCGCGGTCATGCTGATCATCGCGGCGGCGGGGTTGTTCTCGTTCCTCGTCTCGATGTCGGGTCTGCCGAAAATGGTTGGCGCCTGGGCCTCGGATAGTTTCGAGAGCTGGATCACCTTCCTGCTCTTTGTGAACCTGCTGCTGTTTGTCATCGGCATGTTTGTCGAGACCTCGGCGGCGATCCTGGTGCTGGCGCCGATCCTTGCGCCGATTGCCATCGCTTATGGCGTCGACCCGGTGCATTTCGGCATGATCATGATTGTGAACCTTGCCATGGGGATGATCACGCCGCCGCTTGGGGTGAACCTCTTCGCTGCCGCATCGGTTGCGAAGATCCCCGTGCAGCGGATGTTCAAACCGCTGATCTGGCCGGTGTCGGCGATCATTCTGTCGCTGATGCTCATCACCTATGTGCCACAGATATCGCTGTTCCTCCGCGATCTCTCTCTGGCGCAATAG
- a CDS encoding TRAP transporter small permease: MRRLVHAGERFVSLTHNIAAALLAVSAILVFLQVVSRFGGGHSLAWTEILARGTVIWMVFMAACAGFRLNAMIPLEFIRDVVPAPIKSLVLWTVFVLTLVFLFVMSWYGIQMAMRVANQKIAMLGVSMAWFYSAIPVGCICALPGVLLGHFRPVADERLPE, from the coding sequence ATGCGCAGGCTTGTGCACGCCGGAGAGAGGTTTGTCTCTCTTACACATAATATCGCGGCTGCATTGCTTGCCGTATCCGCAATTCTGGTCTTCCTGCAGGTGGTGTCGCGTTTCGGTGGCGGGCATTCGCTGGCCTGGACCGAAATTCTGGCGCGCGGCACGGTGATCTGGATGGTCTTCATGGCCGCCTGTGCCGGGTTCCGCCTCAATGCAATGATTCCGCTGGAATTCATTCGCGACGTGGTCCCGGCGCCGATCAAATCGCTGGTGCTCTGGACGGTCTTTGTGCTGACGCTCGTCTTTCTGTTCGTGATGTCCTGGTACGGGATCCAGATGGCGATGCGGGTTGCGAACCAGAAGATCGCCATGCTCGGCGTCTCGATGGCCTGGTTCTATTCGGCAATCCCTGTTGGCTGCATCTGCGCGCTGCCGGGCGTGCTCCTTGGCCATTTCCGCCCGGTCGCGGATGAAAGGTTGCCCGAATGA
- a CDS encoding NAD(P)-dependent oxidoreductase, giving the protein MGNLKAGIIGVGLMGHGIAKNVVSKGWALGFLDHPGNQDCSDLLGFGAAKFADKHDLAAASEVIILCVSGTPQVEDVLLGENGILKTVKKGTVIIDCSTAIPSSTEAIAKQAEAAGALFMDAPMTRTPLEAEAGRLNLLVGADPELFARIRPLLETFAENIFHAGGPGAGHKLKLLHNFCSLGMVTLIGEAAACAERGGISPEIFTEVLAKGGGYGAAFDRVSPFLLEGDNSKMKFFISNAHKDLSYYVQMAEDVSAGHQTASGVYGALQSLTDGGFGQGFLSETARYFGEVASKG; this is encoded by the coding sequence ATGGGCAATCTCAAAGCTGGAATTATCGGTGTTGGCCTGATGGGGCATGGCATCGCGAAAAACGTGGTTTCCAAGGGCTGGGCGCTTGGGTTCCTCGACCATCCGGGCAACCAGGACTGTAGCGATCTTCTCGGCTTTGGCGCGGCGAAATTCGCTGACAAGCATGATCTGGCGGCGGCGTCCGAGGTGATCATCCTCTGCGTTTCCGGGACGCCTCAGGTCGAAGACGTGCTTCTGGGCGAGAACGGCATCCTGAAAACGGTGAAAAAGGGCACGGTCATCATCGACTGCTCGACCGCGATCCCGAGCTCGACCGAGGCGATTGCGAAACAGGCCGAGGCCGCCGGCGCGCTCTTCATGGATGCCCCAATGACCCGCACCCCGCTCGAGGCCGAAGCCGGGCGCCTTAACCTGCTGGTCGGCGCGGATCCGGAGCTTTTCGCACGGATCCGCCCGCTGCTGGAGACATTCGCCGAGAACATCTTCCATGCGGGCGGGCCGGGGGCGGGCCACAAGCTGAAACTGCTGCACAATTTCTGCTCGCTGGGCATGGTGACGCTGATCGGCGAAGCGGCGGCCTGTGCCGAACGCGGCGGTATTTCGCCGGAGATCTTTACCGAAGTTCTGGCGAAAGGCGGCGGTTATGGCGCAGCATTCGACCGGGTCAGCCCCTTCCTGTTGGAGGGCGACAATTCGAAGATGAAGTTCTTCATCTCGAATGCCCATAAGGATCTGAGCTATTATGTCCAGATGGCCGAAGACGTCTCTGCCGGTCACCAGACGGCAAGCGGTGTTTATGGCGCGCTGCAAAGCCTGACGGATGGCGGCTTTGGCCAGGGTTTCCTGTCCGAAACCGCCCGCTATTTCGGCGAAGTGGCATCAAAAGGCTGA
- a CDS encoding isocitrate/isopropylmalate dehydrogenase family protein → MTNYTIATIAGDGIGPEITDATIRVLKAAVGENLLDFQMFDGGAGHYVKTGDVLPDDTYAACRSADAILHGAAGLPGVVYPDGTEVGNDLHLRLRFRLDLYANVRPVKLLPGVLSPLRAFDGGGIDYVIIRENTEGLYASRGAGVVLRDEFASDSLVITRKGTERVAKFAFDLAKKRNGAPRDGKSRVTVCDKANILRSYAFFRKICDEVHQGYPDIGIDYAYADAITVHMVKRPDFYDVIVAENMFGDIISDLGAATVGGMGISPSGEIGDDYALFQGAHGSAPDIAGQNIASPVASVLSAVMMLRWLGDRKGDARLTEAGDRIESAVGRVLAAGETVPSDLGGHAKCTEMADAICRALA, encoded by the coding sequence ATGACCAATTACACGATTGCGACCATTGCCGGTGACGGTATCGGCCCCGAGATCACTGACGCCACGATCAGGGTGCTGAAGGCGGCGGTTGGTGAAAACCTGCTGGACTTCCAGATGTTTGACGGCGGTGCCGGTCACTACGTCAAGACGGGCGATGTGCTGCCCGACGACACCTATGCCGCCTGCCGGTCCGCTGATGCGATCCTGCACGGTGCTGCCGGTCTGCCGGGCGTCGTCTATCCGGACGGGACGGAAGTCGGCAATGACCTGCACCTGCGACTGCGGTTCCGGCTCGACCTTTATGCCAATGTGCGCCCCGTGAAACTGCTGCCGGGCGTGCTGTCACCGCTGCGCGCCTTTGACGGCGGCGGGATTGATTACGTCATCATCCGCGAGAATACCGAAGGGCTTTATGCCAGCCGGGGCGCGGGTGTGGTCTTGCGCGATGAATTTGCCTCGGACAGCCTGGTGATCACCCGCAAGGGCACAGAGCGGGTGGCCAAATTCGCCTTTGATCTGGCGAAAAAGCGCAATGGCGCGCCGCGTGACGGCAAGTCGCGGGTCACGGTCTGCGACAAGGCGAATATCCTGCGCAGCTATGCCTTCTTCCGCAAGATCTGCGACGAGGTGCATCAGGGCTACCCCGATATCGGAATCGACTATGCCTATGCCGATGCGATCACCGTTCATATGGTGAAGCGCCCCGATTTCTATGACGTGATCGTGGCCGAGAATATGTTCGGCGACATCATCTCGGATCTGGGTGCCGCGACCGTGGGCGGCATGGGGATCTCGCCCTCGGGTGAAATCGGCGATGATTACGCGCTCTTCCAGGGCGCGCATGGCTCGGCCCCGGATATTGCCGGGCAGAATATCGCAAGCCCGGTGGCGAGCGTGCTGTCGGCGGTGATGATGCTGCGCTGGCTGGGCGACCGCAAAGGTGATGCGCGTCTGACCGAGGCGGGTGACCGTATCGAAAGCGCCGTTGGCCGCGTGCTGGCGGCGGGCGAAACTGTCCCGAGCGATCTGGGCGGCCATGCGAAATGCACTGAAATGGCAGATGCGATCTGCCGCGCTCTGGCCTGA
- a CDS encoding aldehyde dehydrogenase family protein: MALDHLMWIDSTKLFVNGAWVTPAGAETIPVENPSTGEVIGQIGRGTLAEVDVAVAAARGALNGEWGKLTATQRGRILMKMSALVLERAEELAMIETLDVGKPLNQSRNDSIALARYLEFYAGAADKLMGTTIPYQEGFTVYTLREPHGVCGIIIPWNYPMQILGRGVGAALAAGNTVVLKPAEDASLSSLAVAAIAAEAGVPAGVINVVTGYGHDVGAHLSSHPGINHVSFTGSVGTGVRIQEAAAKNVVPVTLELGGKSPHIVFDDVDLEKAMPVLVGACMQNAGQTCSAASRVLVQKGIYDEVKARMIAIYEGLTVGPAIESHNLGPVVSKKQHQIVQGFIDRGRAELTTAAQGKLHADAPAGGNYILPTLFSEVSPDHALAQQEIFGPVQVLIPFEDEAEAIAIANGTDYGLVTGIWTQDGSRQLRMAQKIHSGQVFINNYGAGGGIELPFGGVGKSGHGREKGFEALNGFTHIKTVTISHG; encoded by the coding sequence ATGGCACTTGATCACCTGATGTGGATCGATTCCACGAAACTGTTCGTAAACGGCGCATGGGTCACGCCCGCGGGCGCTGAGACGATCCCGGTCGAGAACCCTTCGACCGGCGAAGTGATCGGGCAGATCGGACGCGGCACCCTGGCCGAGGTCGATGTCGCCGTCGCCGCCGCGCGCGGCGCGCTGAATGGCGAATGGGGCAAGCTGACCGCGACGCAGCGCGGCCGGATCCTGATGAAAATGTCCGCGCTGGTGCTGGAACGCGCCGAAGAGCTCGCAATGATCGAGACGCTGGATGTCGGCAAACCGCTGAACCAGTCGCGCAATGATTCCATCGCGCTCGCCCGCTATCTCGAATTCTACGCCGGTGCCGCCGACAAGCTGATGGGCACCACGATCCCCTATCAGGAAGGCTTCACCGTCTACACTTTGCGTGAACCGCATGGCGTTTGCGGCATCATCATCCCGTGGAATTACCCGATGCAGATCCTCGGGCGTGGTGTCGGTGCGGCGCTCGCGGCCGGGAATACGGTTGTGCTGAAGCCGGCAGAAGATGCCTCGCTTTCGTCCCTGGCGGTTGCCGCCATCGCGGCAGAGGCCGGCGTTCCGGCAGGCGTGATCAACGTGGTCACCGGCTATGGCCATGACGTAGGCGCGCATCTTTCGTCACATCCTGGCATCAACCATGTCTCCTTCACCGGCTCGGTCGGGACGGGCGTGCGCATCCAGGAAGCGGCGGCGAAGAATGTCGTGCCGGTGACGCTCGAGCTGGGTGGTAAATCGCCGCATATCGTGTTCGACGATGTCGATCTGGAAAAAGCGATGCCGGTTCTGGTCGGCGCCTGTATGCAAAATGCCGGCCAGACCTGTTCGGCGGCTTCGCGCGTGCTGGTGCAGAAGGGCATCTATGACGAGGTCAAGGCCCGCATGATCGCGATCTATGAGGGTCTGACGGTCGGTCCGGCGATTGAAAGCCACAATCTCGGCCCTGTCGTCTCGAAGAAACAGCATCAGATCGTCCAGGGCTTTATTGACCGGGGTCGCGCCGAACTGACCACCGCAGCCCAGGGTAAGCTGCATGCGGACGCACCGGCGGGCGGCAATTACATCCTGCCGACGCTCTTTTCGGAAGTCTCGCCCGACCACGCCCTGGCCCAGCAGGAGATTTTCGGGCCGGTGCAGGTTCTGATCCCCTTCGAGGATGAGGCCGAAGCCATCGCCATCGCCAATGGCACCGATTATGGCCTCGTAACCGGGATCTGGACCCAGGACGGCTCGCGTCAGCTGCGCATGGCGCAAAAGATCCATTCCGGCCAGGTCTTCATCAATAATTACGGTGCAGGCGGCGGGATCGAGCTTCCCTTTGGCGGTGTCGGAAAATCCGGCCATGGCCGCGAAAAGGGCTTCGAGGCGCTGAACGGCTTCACCCATATCAAGACCGTGACCATCAGCCACGGCTGA
- a CDS encoding iron-containing alcohol dehydrogenase, with protein sequence MRFDYGVTRAPQRLVFGPGQRAALGRLARDLGTRALICTDERLGGLPLLGELVADLQANGVTVEVFAETQPELPLDGITTCAERYRDFAPDMVIGFGGGSCLDLAKLVSLLLTFPGPLSAYYGEFRIPGPVRPIIAIPTTAGTGSEATPVAVLADPERVMKVGISSPELIPHTSICDPELTVTCPKGLTAISGADALAHAIEGFAAVSRAATPDLAVTRVFVGKNTLSDVYALRAIRLIFDHLETAVNQPENIEARSAVMLGSTLAGLAFGSAGTAAAHAIQYPIGAETHTAHGLGVGVLLPFTMRFNASVAAGDYAEIAREIGVATAADEDAKASDALIAALSALFARIGMPATIDKIGVTEASLDSIATLSMNAARLVENNPRPLSPQAIREILDTAMASA encoded by the coding sequence ATGCGGTTCGATTATGGTGTCACCCGCGCCCCGCAGCGCCTTGTTTTCGGCCCCGGCCAGCGTGCGGCTCTGGGCCGGCTGGCCCGCGACCTTGGCACCCGCGCGCTGATCTGCACCGATGAACGCCTGGGCGGGCTGCCGCTCCTGGGTGAGCTGGTGGCCGACTTGCAGGCCAATGGCGTCACGGTCGAGGTCTTCGCGGAAACCCAGCCCGAACTGCCGCTGGATGGCATCACCACCTGCGCCGAACGCTACAGGGATTTCGCCCCGGATATGGTGATCGGCTTTGGCGGTGGCAGCTGCCTTGATCTCGCGAAACTTGTGAGCCTGCTGCTGACCTTTCCCGGCCCGCTGTCTGCCTATTACGGTGAGTTCAGGATCCCCGGCCCGGTGCGCCCGATCATTGCGATCCCGACAACCGCCGGCACCGGATCCGAGGCCACCCCTGTCGCCGTTCTGGCCGATCCGGAGCGGGTGATGAAGGTGGGGATCTCGTCCCCCGAACTGATCCCCCATACCTCGATCTGCGACCCGGAACTGACCGTGACCTGCCCGAAGGGCCTGACCGCGATCTCCGGCGCCGATGCGCTGGCGCATGCGATTGAGGGCTTTGCCGCCGTCAGCCGCGCGGCGACGCCGGATCTGGCTGTCACCCGCGTTTTCGTCGGCAAGAACACGCTTTCCGATGTCTATGCGCTGCGCGCGATCAGGCTGATCTTTGATCACCTGGAAACCGCCGTGAACCAGCCGGAGAATATCGAAGCGCGTTCGGCCGTGATGCTCGGCTCGACCCTTGCCGGGCTGGCATTCGGCTCGGCCGGCACCGCTGCCGCCCATGCGATCCAATATCCGATCGGCGCGGAAACCCATACCGCGCATGGGCTTGGGGTCGGCGTGCTGCTGCCCTTCACCATGCGTTTCAACGCGTCGGTGGCGGCGGGCGACTATGCTGAAATCGCGCGCGAGATCGGCGTGGCGACGGCTGCGGATGAGGATGCCAAAGCCTCTGACGCGCTGATCGCGGCTTTGTCTGCGCTGTTCGCCCGTATCGGCATGCCCGCCACCATAGACAAGATCGGTGTGACGGAGGCCAGCCTCGATTCCATCGCGACGCTGTCGATGAACGCGGCCCGCCTTGTGGAAAACAACCCCCGCCCGCTGTCGCCGCAGGCGATCCGTGAAATTCTCGACACTGCCATGGCGTCCGCCTGA